ctggcgcgcatttaatgcgctgcaggtagccgttggcgccgaaatatccgttgcttcgatgtcacaccggacagtccggtgaattatagcggactagccgttgcgaattcccaaagctggcgagttcctgaggcgccgttccttggagcaccagacactgtccggtgtacaccggacagtccggtgaattatagcgaagcgcctctggattttcccgaaggtgaagagttcagcgtgaagtccctggtgcaccggacagtccggtgcgctagaccagggcacacttcggttatccctttgctcctttgttgaacccggttcttggtctttttattggctaagtgtgaacctttagcacatgtataacttatacactagagcaaactagttagtcaaatttatttgtgttgggcaattcaaccactaaaatcatttaggaaataggtgtaagcctaattcccttttagtTCCCATACAGCAAAATATACTGCCCATTTACTATGATAAAAATGGATTTATGTAGATAATTGATTTCGAGCTCCCCATAACTGAGGCTGGCTGTAACTGAATGCGCAAGGTACAGTTTTTCCTACTTATTATCCAGCACGCTTTTGCAACAATACTTATTATCCAGCACGCTTTTGCAACAAGTACATGCAATTGGTTAACCACACATGCTGCTAACCAAAGCAATCAGATGCAATCTAGATGTGCAGTGCAGAGCATTGGTGTCGGCCATTTGTTTTTCGATGGAAATTGATGCCATCAGGAATGGGATCATATGTCACTGTATTTtgtaggagcaaagcctgcaaccATCGGAGCAGAGCATTCTTTTGCCCAGGAATTGTGCTTTCATTTAGCCCCATTTCAACATAAACTGGAAGAAACAATTAGCATCAGTTCTGCGCCTCATGTCGATCTCATATTTCAGTTCACCTATTCCAACATGGGATGATGCTGTCGATCTCACAGCTCAAATTCACCTGTTCCACTATCAGATGCTGCTAAACCTGAATGTGATGCATACTTTCTCGGTTAGGTTACGGATTCGGTTCAAACATAAATGATCTACACACACATCATGGATCAAACAATTGACACCAGGCACAATTTTCTGTTACGCTGGGCGCCCAGATTTCTTGACCACAAACATAACTCAACACCACTCATCCCCGTCTTGCCACCTACTTTATTGGCACCGAAAGAAAAGATGGCAATTATTACTAAACAAGACCGTGTCAGCCTTAACACAGAAACCACAGGGATACAGATTGTTCAAGGACTAAGCATGCTAAACATAAGATCGTTACAGTTATGAACATCTAATTCAAGTGTATATATAGGCTACATCaagtcgcccccccccccccccccccccccccttcgtcAAGTCTGCATCCTCCTGTCCTCACATCTCAATGTGATGAGAATGGCTCTGAACGTCTCCTTGGTTGTCCAGGGGCATGTACTGAGCCATGATGGCACGGATCTCTGAGTCCATGTACCTCTGTAGGCATAGGCAATGCAAGAACAGAATTAGATGCCACCCGAGTTATCAGAAGGTAATGAACATACAAGTGTCAGCAGATACTACTTACCCGGATCCTGTACTTGTACACAGCATATCCTGCAACTcctgctgcaacaaggccaaagAAGATGACCCACAAGAAGCCCCAACCTGCTTCTGATGCTCCACTTTTGCCTGAGTACAATAAGCGCCCAAATAGCATCACTTGAGTGTCAAGTTCATGTCTATATTCAGCGTAGTTGCTACTTCTGAGCGTCGAACCGTTCAAGTTGCCAGAGCAAAAATCCAAAACCATGACTCATGTGCCTCAAATAGGCGTGAGGTAGAGCCAGCAACTTCTGCTAACTTACAGCCTCTAAGTCTAAGGTTAATTAATTCAACATGAAAAAAAGAGTGACTCAATAATAAGCTGATAGTGTGCGTGTATGAGGGTTACACATACTTATGCATGTATCATGCTCCTTCATGTAAAGCAAGCCTCCACTGCAGCCACACTCATAGCTTCCCCATGTGTTTTTGCATTTGCATTCTTTGCATTGACACACAGTCCTTTCCTTACACTCATCAATATCTGTCACAGCATGTTTCACATCAGCATTCGCAAGGGAAGTGCGACAAGTCCAATGGTATATGATATGGCTCAGCAGAGAAAGACAATTCTGAAGAACATTAGAGCAGAAGCTGTGGAGGACAGGCAAGCACTTCTAGAAAGACGAGCCTTAGAAATGTGCCTTACCTTCACATTTGTGCCTACCGTCACCCTTGAATCCATCTGGGCATTTGCAGCCATCATCCTGCATATTACAGACCCATAAACAAAATATCAGGTTTTAAAGCACTTCTTAATAAATAAAAATTGGACAGGATCCTACTGATAATATGGCAGTTTTAAGGACAGCAAAACCTCAACTGATACTTACATTACAGGCAGAGTATGTCCGACCATTCTTGGTATCTTTCCAGCATCCTCCATTGTTAATTTCACATCGCCCAGATCCGGAAGCTAAAAACACATGTTATAATCCAGAAGGCTCTATTAATACATGATCAAAAAATGCCAGAAGATGAATCTCCTGATGCTTTGCCGTGTACCTTCACAATGACTATAGCCATCACCAACAAATTTTACTCCTTTCACAATTGGACACTCGCAAACTCTTCCACGGAAAGTATCCTGTATATAAACCAAACAAGTATTATATGTATAAGTTGAATAGAACAAATATTTGACAAAACCAATTTCTCAAGAAAAAAACTAACACCACAGCAAATACCTTGCATGCAGTGATGTTAGCAGCCTTATCTTGCCAACAGCCACCATTGTTCTCTAGGCACTCATTTGTTTGTATATCTAAGATCAAAATAAAATGAATATTAAGAGCATGCTACATGCAAATTACACTTGGAAGCATAAGCTAGATTATGTAAGCAGTGAACATGAATAAATTAGGGAAATAAATGTACCAACCTTCACTCAAGCAAACGGCTGGCTCAGTAGTTTCCTTAAAACCAGCACAAAGTGCTTTAAGAACTGCTCCTTTGTCAAGCTTACCTGAGAAACATAAGCTCGGATAAATTCATCTGGTGATCTCAGCAAACCCTTATCATGACTTAAAGGATAGATAGAACAGCACATACCTCTGTATTGTCTATTGTTAATTACCAGAGTTGGTAAGATGGTAACATCACCACGAGAGCCCTTGCCAATCTATACAAAGTGGATGATGATGATGTGTTCAGATCAACAATAGGATGGACAAAAAAAGATCAAGCATTCACATGAAGTACTAGCCTGTGCATCCTGTTCAGCTTTCAGAACAGGGTTTTCTTCATCAGCATCTGGATCACCAATACATTTATCTATTGCTTTATGATCAAGGCCTGTAGATTATAAACCAGTTGAGTATAAATACTGCAGATTTGCGCCTGACCACAAAACATAGAAAAACATATGCAAATACAACATACCAAGAGACTTGATAACACCATCAGCACACTCCTTTGTGTACTTCTTTTCCTTCATTGGACACCGAATCGCAAAATCAGTAACATAGTCCCACCATAACCAAGGCTTCTTGTGCTCCTTAGCAACCTTAAAGACACAAACTTGGCGCAAGTTCTGGACCACCACATCTTTACCATCATATCCTTTGCTAAAATCCTGTTCCGGGTCAGGTGCACAGTATCTCCCATGATTGATGCACTGAGACTTGCACTGCTTGCTCAGAATGAAGGCCTCTGGGCAATACCAGGTAATGTAATGAGGAGTGAACTCTGTATAGCCCTTCTTCTCAAGTACTTGTGCTGCTCCTTTGAAGCTCTTGACAAAATCAATCTGGCTATCGCACTTCAGGCCACATTCATCGTTGCTGTTGGTCCAAAATTCATACTCAACACGCTCATCAGGATGGGGCAGGGCCTCTCTCCAATCCAAATTCACACTAACCATGTCACCGTTGTCAATTACTTTCTTGAGCTTGTCCCCAAAACTCTTGGTTATTAATGCCGAAGGAATAGTGATGTTCTCTAGATAATCTGTGTTGCCACTCTCCTCAGGGTTGTCCATTGTAATTAGAGGTTCATCTTTGTCATCAGCGACAAGGATTGCTGCTGCTCCTGCTTTCTGTGCATTCCATGCCTTCTTTGCAAAGTAGCAATCTGTAAACAACAAACATTGAATTGTATTGCTATATGCATACCCATTGTCTATTTTAATGAACCTGATGCAACATCTGAGAACAGACCGGAAGGAGTTTTAAAAAAAGTGCAGGTTGGTTGAAAACAAAAACCAGTGGAGCACAACAGGATGGTGTAAACCCAAGACAGTGACAGTAATCTAAGCTCTCAGGCTAAAATCCCTTTCTGCACACATCGAGGTCTTTGCACAAAAACAGGCCAACGCATATTAAAAGTAATCACATAATCACTTGGAAAGATCTTCACCGCATCTACCTGAAGACCACATGAGTAATAAACAGAAAATTGGGCACATGTGGTCAAACCTTCAACCAAAGGAGCATGCAAAGGTCTCCCTCGCTAGCAAGTCCACGCATGGGTGACCTAACAGAGACCAGCCAGTCCGAGGGCCCGCGGCCGGAAGGAGGAGAAGCAACTCGCTCACCTCCCCTGTCGACGAGCAAGAAGGTGGGGAACGCCCCCGGCTTGGCCTTGTAGGAGATGTCAAAGTCGTCGAAGCTCTTGCAGGCCTTCCTGTTGGCCTTGGGGTAGGCGACGAAGCCGACCATGGTGCCGCCGTACTGGGGCACCCCGAAGTTACCAATGGCGCACTCGTAGGTGCCCTTGAGGTCGTCGGGCGCCGTCACCTTGAGGCTGTTCTTCTCCACCACGAACCTCCCGTGGCAGCAACCCAGCAGGAGCGCTGCGCACACCAGCAGCCGCAGCGCCGCGCTGGCGAATCGGGAGCCCATGCTCCGTCCGGGCTCCGCCTGCGGTCCGCGAGCACCGGCTGGGGATCGGAACTGGTTGTGTCTGCGGCTCGATCGGCGCAAGATTGATCGATCTTGCAGCCGTGCGGCCCCGAAAACGGCGGAAAGATGGAATTTTGACGGCCGGGGTAGGGCGTTGGAGTTGGAGAGAGTTCTACAATGCTCGGATGGACCAGTTGGAGTGGGAGAGATTTTCCGGGGCTAGACGAGATGGCGGAAGAAGCGGAGGGAGAGGGACGCGGTGTAGAAGCCTCGAGGTGAACCAAAACCGGAAGCAGAAGAAACACGTGACCAAAACCAGACCACATACCACGGAGATGGAATGGGGCGGACACGTTTTCTACAGTGTTTGGTTGAGAGTCAACCAGGGGCGAGGTGAACACCGGAGTGATTTTTGGGGACAGCATGATCCCAAAAAATCAAGAGGACGATGGCGCCCCCGACTCATCCTACTTTGAccttaaaccaaacacaccctaaagtTAATGGTTTGAACTACTACAACTGTAATTCATATAGATAAAATGCTATAAAAATAGTAGAAGCTGATACAGATTAAAATCAAGCGAACAAATACGTGAGTGGTAAATTCTGGTCTAATATACTAGACTATAATCTTGAGTGAACCAGTATGTTTTCAATACATCATAGATTATAGAAGCTAGATTTTAAAAGTTGAAGTTATAGAAGTTAGGTTAAAAGAATGTATGGATTGTAGATTGTAAAAAGTTAATATATTAGTTGCTCATGCATCGCTACAGTTTTAAATATTATATATGTTTTCTTTGTATAGTGGTTAGAGGTGAGCGTTATATTTCTATAGATCACAATTCAAATTTCAGAGAGTGCCTTTTTATATATTTTGTTGAGCGCGTGGGAAACTCTAGTGTGGTGCGGTGCGGCGGGGAGCGACCCACTACAAAACTCTCGCTTTAAAGGTGCAGTGAAGTGATATGAAGTTgtgaaatatctcatattttgaaCAAATTATGCTATTTTTATTGAAAAGGTGAAGAGAAGGATTGTCTTCTAAAATCCAAAAGAGGGAAAAAGTTGGCCCAtcgaattttaaaaatgagcTTGTTTAGATTTCAATTTGAGCATATTCAACAATACTACCCAAAATATACTATATAATTGTGTGTTTCATAGGCATAGTTTGGTACTTGAAAATATCTATGCTTCTAGTCGACTAGCTGAGTTTGATGATTATGAGAATATTATACTATAATGGATAATGTATGTTTTATAAAGGCAATATAAGTTAGGCCATGATGGTGATGATTGATGGGATCGTACATGATTTTCATATATTCCTGTTGATAGTATTCATTTTCAATTTTTAAAGGATGAGTGGGAAGTTTAAGAACCAGCTAGTTATAAATGTTTAGTAGAGTTGATGGACACTTAGAttagtttaccgaggttcggttctaaagaacctagtccccgttgaggatgccacaaaggccgggtctattccaaccctttcctctctcaatcggtcacacagaccggtcgagccttctccttaatcacttgggtcactaacaccctgcaaggatcaccacacacttaggtgtctcttgctagctttacaaaacacttatgagaataagaatagagaaggagaaagcaatccaagcaacaagagaaccaaaagaacacaaataatcttctcacaagtctctaagcactagagttgattttgggagcttggagtggattgaatgattgaatgtgtcttggagtgtttggctttgctcttgcaatgaatatgGAGTTcataaaacttggatgctattgaaggaggtggttggggtatttatagcctccaaccacttcctagccgttggctgcttttgctggcgatgggcacaccggacagtccggtggcgcaccggacaggcactattcagtgtccggtgcgtaccACGTCAGCATGctcgttggggtttggagttgtTAACCGTTGGGGTTCTTTGTCTTGTAgttaccggacatgtccagtgtgctCTGACTCGCTGTTCTGACCTCTGCCGCACACTGTTCATAACTGTTCACCTTTTGGTAGACGACTGTTGATGCAGGttatcgttgctctgctggctcaccggacatgtccggtaaattatagcggagcgcacctagaagaaacccgagagtggcgagtTCATTTGGTGCTTggcctagggcaccggacagtgtccggtgcgccaataacagcacactctcaagtcctttgctccaaatttatttgagtccccaacttaaattctttcttggtttgtgttgaaccttatgcatctgagataaatgacatctaggcaaactagttagtccacgtggtttgtgatggacgtcagccACCAAAATAAGTTTTTAAAATAGAAAAAAATATTTTAATTTGGGAAGTCCCTGCCTGCCTGCCTTCGTCGAAGTCGCAAGTGGCGACATTTTTTGCACAACGTTCACGACTACACAATGGCTGGGAATCAAATCCACAACCTTACTCTCGCGCAAAGCCTCCTCTACCACTCTACCTATGACATGCCTTATGTTTAGATTACAGTTATGTCGCCCACATATTATAACCAACTAAGCATAAATTGACTATTTAAGGCTATAAGTGAATTCAAACAAAAAATTGTCAAGTACAAAGTTGaagaacttttgaagttctaaaacttttgttttgataccttttccatccgaggtcgtttgcaaaatttacattttaaatttgacaaattcGAATGTAATATTTGAGatctaagatgatttcaaataaaaaagttgtcaactataaagtttcataactttttgagatctaaaatTTTTATTTTGGTAGTTGTATCATCCGAAGTCATTTGAAAAACTCAAAAATTAAGGAtacaaatgatttctagtggcgattTCTTAAGAaagccgccactagaaatcatggatttctacaaGTGGTTTTAATGAACCGTTTGTATAAATATGATTTCTGGTGGTGGTTTTATTAGAAAGATCGTCACTAGAAATAACACTGGCAGTTGATAACCGAATCCGCCTGTAAAAATTAAGCCTCACCACAGGCTTAGAGCTTTTTCTACTAGTGGAAGCCTTGACAAACTTGCCAAGACTACACTACGACTTTGGTTGCTCTCTCGTGACTCCTAGTTGTCTAAGATCCAaaatccaagagtaacaaatgcaAATCCTGAGATAAAAAAATGcctcaagtgcttaagtgttggcTTTACTATctttcggggaccataattaggggtaccctcaagacgcctaattctcagctggtaacccccatcagcataaagctgcagaggcctgatgggtgcgattaagtcagggatcagtccatacgagcgactcgatcacgcctcgcccgagcctagcctcggacaagggcagccgaccccgagggatttccgtctcgcccgaggcccccctccaacggcggacacgtctccggctcgcccgaggccttgccttcgctaagaagcaaccctgactaaattgccgcgccgaccgaccgagtcgcaggagcatttaacgcaaaggtggcctgacacctttatcctgacgcgcgccccccggcagagccgaagtgaccgttgtcacttcgccgctccactgaccggtctgacagaaggacagcgccgcctgcgccactccgactgcagtgccacttgacagagtgagactgacaggcagtcaggccatgccaaaggcaccataggaaactccgctccgcccgacccagggctcggactcgggctaagccccggaagacggcgaactccgctccgcccgacccagggctcggactcgggctaagccccggaagacggcgaactccgctccgcccgacccagggctcggactcgggctaagccccggaagacggcgaactccgctccgcccgacccagggctcggactcgggctaggccccggaagacggcgaactccgctccgcccgacctagggctcggactcgggctaggccccggaagacggcgaactccgctccgcccgacccagggctcggactcgggctaggccccggaagacgacgaactccgctccacccgacccagggctcagactcgggctcagccccagaagacgacgaactccgcttcgcccgaccccagggctcagactccgccctggcctctgccaaacggcctccgcctcgcccgacccaggggctcgggctcggcctcggccatggaagacagactcgacctcggcttcggaggagcctccacgtcgcccgacctagggcgcaggccagccacgtcaacaggaagcgccatcatcaccctaccccgagccgactcgggccgcagagaacaagaccggtgtcccatctggctagctccgccagataggcaatgatggcgccccgcaagccctgtgacgacggcgactctcagctctcttacggaagtaggaggacgtcagcagggactcaaccgctccgacagctgtccctccgccaggctccgttgctcctccgacagccacgacatcacaccagctgggtgccaagatctctccggctgccacattggcatgtacttagggcgctagctctcccccgctagacacgtagcactctgctacacccccattgtacacctggatcctctccttacgcctataaaaggaaggaccaggtccctcttagagagggttggccgcgcggggacgaggacgagacaggcgctctcttggggccgctcgcttccctcacccgcgtggacgcttgtaaccccctactgcaagcgcacccggcctgggcgcgggacgaacacgaaggccgcgggatttccacctctctcacgcccgtctccggccacctcgcttccccccttcgcgctcgcccacgcgctcgacccatctgggctggggcacgcggcacattcactcgtcggcttagggaccccccggtctcgaaacgccgacagttggcgcaccaggtaggggcctgttgcgtgttgacgagcagcttcccgtcaaactccagatgggcagtctccagcaacctctccggcccgcgacgatgctccgtttcgggagtcttgagttcatgtcctttgacggcagctgcgacatgatactccttccaccgccgcgcgacaacgacaatggcggccgacaacccgcccgccggcggcggaatcgacgacatcttccccgcgtggtggaagaacaacattcgagctcgccccgtcctctcccccgccaacggaggaggaggcggggcaaccaaggccaagcgggaggtcgcgcttcgtcggctgtcgagcgaatcgacgtccccagcgccccaacggggggcgcgtcgggcgtcgacctcgcgtttgagacgaaggcgggcgccgtccccccgcgacacgccaatcccgagcaagtggacgacgccagcgcgctcacggagagcttgcaggacgtcgccctcgtacctgagacgatagtgcaatcagtccccgacgtgactatgtcgctcctcgtcgaccaaaaggtaccgactgattcccatcctacgtcatttcgactcagcctcaacccgcctagcgaccttgctttggcgggcgctctcgttgaggcgagtgcaacccctctggggtttcgcacgcggtcgccttgggaccggttgacggacgtctcgacctacgggccctctgggtccgaggaagatgacgatcccagcatctgttgggatttctctagatttggcaaccccagtgccatgcgggactttatgaccgcatgtgactactgcctctccgactattccgacggtagccgcagcctcgacgacgaggactgcggcccaagccgcgaatgtttccacgtcgagctaggggatccctccgaaggcaaccatctcggcatgccggaggacggtgatctccctaggccggtgcctcgcgtagacatcccgcgggagctagctgtggtccccgttccggcggggggtcacgacccacagctcgagcaagtccgcggggcgcaggccaggctcgacgagggagcaggagcgcttgagccgatccgccgggacgtcgggcaggtatgggcgggccaacccccggccggagaagtacgtcacctgccccagggtttccagcaccgcgtcgccaacgacgtcagggtcaggccgccacccgcatccagtggggtcggtcagaacttggcagccgcagcgatgctcctccgcgcgatgccggagccatcaaccaccgagggtcggtgaatccagggagagctcaagaatctcctggaaggcgctgcggtccaacgggccgagagctctgcctcccgaaggcaaggatacccctcggaacctcatgccgcgacttcccgattcatgcgggaagcctcggtctacaccgggcgcacgcgcaacaccgcgcctgcggccccgggccacctcggcaacgagcaccatcgtcgcgaccgtcgggcccacctcgacgaaagggcgc
This portion of the Zea mays cultivar B73 chromosome 2, Zm-B73-REFERENCE-NAM-5.0, whole genome shotgun sequence genome encodes:
- the LOC103647159 gene encoding vacuolar-sorting receptor 1; this translates as MGSRFASAALRLLVCAALLLGCCHGRFVVEKNSLKVTAPDDLKGTYECAIGNFGVPQYGGTMVGFVAYPKANRKACKSFDDFDISYKAKPGAFPTFLLVDRGDCYFAKKAWNAQKAGAAAILVADDKDEPLITMDNPEESGNTDYLENITIPSALITKSFGDKLKKVIDNGDMVSVNLDWREALPHPDERVEYEFWTNSNDECGLKCDSQIDFVKSFKGAAQVLEKKGYTEFTPHYITWYCPEAFILSKQCKSQCINHGRYCAPDPEQDFSKGYDGKDVVVQNLRQVCVFKVAKEHKKPWLWWDYVTDFAIRCPMKEKKYTKECADGVIKSLGLDHKAIDKCIGDPDADEENPVLKAEQDAQIGKGSRGDVTILPTLVINNRQYRGKLDKGAVLKALCAGFKETTEPAVCLSEDIQTNECLENNGGCWQDKAANITACKDTFRGRVCECPIVKGVKFVGDGYSHCEASGSGRCEINNGGCWKDTKNGRTYSACNDDGCKCPDGFKGDGRHKCEDIDECKERTVCQCKECKCKNTWGSYECGCSGGLLYMKEHDTCISKSGASEAGWGFLWVIFFGLVAAGVAGYAVYKYRIRRYMDSEIRAIMAQYMPLDNQGDVQSHSHHIEM